Proteins from a single region of Dyadobacter fanqingshengii:
- a CDS encoding catalase, with translation MKTNKPSDKESKQPDNAKIQNLDPHIADATGELLTTNHGLRINDDQNSLKAGERGATLLEDFILREKITHFDHERIPERIVHARGSGAHGVFKVYKPMGDLTKAQFLNDTSIETPVFVRFSTVAGSRGSTDLARDVRGFAVKFYTQEGNFDLVGNNMPVFFIQDSIKFPDLIHAVKPEPDNEIPQAASAHDTFWDFISIMPESAHMVMWAMSDRALPRSYRMMEGFGVHTFRFVNAEGVSNFVKFHWKPLLGVHAVAWDEAQKISGKDPDFHRRDLWDAIENGDFPEWELGVQIVPEEDEFKYEFDLLDPTKIIPEELVPVQRIGKMTLNRNPDNFFAETEQVAFHVGHIVPGIDFTNDPLLQGRLFSYTDTQLLRLGGPNFHEIPINRPIVPVHNNQRDGHMRQTINRGKSSYNPNTLGNGYPLQAKASEGGFTTYPERIDARKVRARSKSFFDHFSQAKLFFNSQSDPEKNHIVDALSFELGKVNFPEIRERMLGILGLIDKDLAGQVAFALRLPVPKSPQQPLNHSIPADGDPADFESFIFESSLTSSAALSMANTPKDSIKTRKIAFLAADGVDATSLQTVKAALEGAGAVVEILAPRHNYIVAENDEKIPVTHSLLTVASVFYDAVYVAGGTNSVATIEADADAIHFLNEAFRHCKAIAADASAMQVLEATYFGKKLPADFSDKSILSEGLIVSDDAAGLADKFILAIAQHRFWEREKPRKVPA, from the coding sequence ATGAAAACGAATAAGCCGTCGGACAAGGAAAGTAAACAACCCGACAACGCAAAAATTCAAAACCTGGACCCGCATATAGCAGACGCTACTGGCGAGCTGCTAACCACAAATCATGGTTTGCGCATTAATGATGACCAAAATTCCCTTAAAGCCGGTGAGCGCGGGGCGACGTTACTGGAAGATTTTATCCTGAGAGAAAAAATTACCCATTTCGATCACGAGCGGATTCCCGAACGCATTGTCCACGCCAGAGGATCGGGTGCTCATGGCGTATTTAAGGTTTACAAGCCCATGGGCGACTTAACAAAAGCGCAATTTTTGAACGATACGAGCATTGAAACGCCTGTATTCGTACGATTTTCCACTGTTGCCGGGTCGAGAGGATCCACTGACCTGGCGCGTGATGTGCGGGGATTTGCGGTTAAATTTTATACGCAGGAAGGAAACTTTGACTTGGTTGGCAATAATATGCCGGTCTTTTTTATCCAGGATTCGATCAAATTCCCGGATTTGATTCATGCTGTGAAACCAGAGCCGGACAATGAAATTCCACAAGCAGCTTCGGCCCACGATACATTCTGGGACTTTATCTCAATCATGCCCGAATCCGCACACATGGTCATGTGGGCCATGAGCGATCGCGCTTTACCGCGCAGCTATCGCATGATGGAGGGTTTTGGCGTTCATACTTTCCGGTTTGTAAATGCCGAAGGCGTAAGCAATTTTGTGAAATTCCACTGGAAACCGCTTTTGGGCGTGCATGCAGTGGCTTGGGACGAAGCACAAAAGATTTCTGGTAAAGATCCGGATTTTCACAGAAGAGATTTGTGGGATGCGATCGAGAATGGCGATTTCCCGGAATGGGAATTGGGCGTGCAGATCGTGCCGGAAGAAGATGAGTTCAAATATGAATTTGACCTTCTGGATCCAACCAAGATCATCCCGGAAGAACTGGTGCCGGTGCAACGGATTGGAAAGATGACATTAAACCGTAACCCCGACAATTTCTTTGCAGAAACCGAACAAGTTGCATTCCACGTTGGTCACATCGTACCGGGCATTGACTTTACCAATGATCCGTTGCTACAAGGAAGGTTATTCTCTTACACAGATACGCAGTTGCTGCGCCTGGGAGGACCTAATTTTCACGAAATCCCCATTAACCGCCCCATTGTGCCAGTTCACAATAACCAGCGGGACGGACATATGCGCCAGACTATTAACCGGGGCAAATCCAGCTACAACCCGAACACACTCGGCAATGGTTATCCCTTGCAGGCAAAGGCTTCGGAAGGCGGTTTCACAACTTATCCCGAGCGCATTGATGCCCGGAAAGTGAGAGCGCGTAGCAAAAGTTTCTTCGATCATTTCAGTCAGGCAAAGCTGTTTTTCAACAGCCAGTCTGATCCGGAAAAAAATCACATTGTCGACGCATTAAGCTTTGAACTTGGTAAGGTTAACTTCCCTGAGATCCGCGAAAGAATGTTGGGTATACTCGGGCTGATTGACAAAGATCTGGCCGGACAAGTTGCATTTGCTTTGCGTCTGCCGGTGCCGAAATCACCGCAGCAGCCCTTGAACCACAGCATTCCTGCCGATGGCGATCCTGCTGATTTTGAATCATTTATTTTTGAAAGCTCACTGACATCCTCAGCAGCATTGAGTATGGCTAATACGCCGAAAGACAGCATCAAGACAAGAAAAATTGCCTTTTTAGCTGCGGATGGTGTGGACGCAACTTCATTACAAACGGTTAAAGCAGCATTGGAAGGAGCAGGAGCGGTGGTGGAAATTCTGGCACCTCGCCATAATTACATTGTTGCAGAGAATGATGAAAAAATCCCTGTAACACATAGTTTGCTTACGGTCGCATCCGTATTTTACGACGCGGTGTATGTTGCGGGCGGGACTAACAGTGTTGCCACTATAGAGGCGGATGCCGACGCAATTCATTTTCTGAACGAGGCATTCAGGCACTGCAAGGCCATAGCGGCCGACGCGTCTGCCATGCAGGTGTTGGAAGCAACGTATTTCGGGAAAAAACTGCCGGCGGATTTCTCTGACAAGAGCATTCTCTCGGAAGGCCTGATCGTCAGCGACGATGCGGCGGGTTTGGCTGATAAGTTTATTCTTGCCATTGCGCAGCACAGGTTCTGGGAGCGCGAAAAGCCTCGTAAAGTTCCGGCATAA
- a CDS encoding ankyrin repeat domain-containing protein, whose amino-acid sequence MENIENVNLDYVLIHAARLGNNAVIEEILTRGIDVNVKDEKGYTPLIIACYNNRFETAKLLLESGADVNAFDFGGNTALMGVSFKGYPDIAELLIDNGADLNMQHGNGGTALMFAAMFGRNDLVRLLLDRGADKTLLDNRGLSVEDLALQQGNDEAVALLV is encoded by the coding sequence ATGGAAAATATTGAAAACGTGAATTTGGACTATGTCCTCATCCACGCAGCCCGGCTGGGCAACAATGCCGTGATTGAAGAAATACTCACGAGAGGAATTGATGTGAATGTAAAAGACGAAAAAGGTTACACGCCACTGATTATCGCCTGCTATAATAACCGTTTCGAAACGGCAAAACTACTGTTGGAATCCGGCGCCGACGTGAATGCATTTGACTTCGGCGGCAACACGGCATTAATGGGCGTTTCATTCAAAGGTTACCCCGACATTGCGGAACTGCTTATCGACAACGGTGCCGATCTCAACATGCAGCACGGCAATGGTGGAACGGCTTTAATGTTCGCTGCGATGTTCGGCAGGAATGATCTAGTCAGGTTGCTGCTGGATCGGGGCGCGGACAAAACGCTGCTGGATAACCGCGGGCTTTCTGTGGAAGACTTGGCTTTGCAACAGGGTAATGATGAAGCTGTTGCACTCTTGGTATAA
- a CDS encoding TonB-dependent receptor domain-containing protein, with amino-acid sequence MRKLLLTITAFTATICLSFAQQIKISGLLLDSAAAKPVEFAAVALLQNGKIVQGVTSDSKGRFVFNKVEKGEYAVQASLMGYVTKTVDKISAGSENLEIGVIKLAATVQNLSEVTVTEQKALFEEKADRMVYNAEKDISIKGGDATDVLKKIPSVAVDIEGNVQLRGSSNIKVLINNKPSSIVARSVSDALKQIPADIIKQVEVITSPSAKYDAEGTAGIINIITKKNTLRGTSGSVSPNFGQWNNWQNATINHRMKAINIAANGGFNDWKNKRFMELRRSFTNGDTLTNQYQPQRITGKGKNFYGTVNVDWDVDSLNRIGAGFNYYNGANTNFFDIEFTESSLGVVGQYFQRDMSRTYDWAGATVNLDYTRLFKKPKKELNLLMMYSFEGEDSDYWSELLNRENTIYYREKSYNISNNKEGTIQLDFTNPLDSISTLEMGSKTIFRQILSDYRISSASDGSTDFKDMPELANIFDYAQQVTSAYVVYTRTPKKRWGINLGARYEHTFIQADFLNGTASFSNNYGNLIPSVSLSRSIKKDQQLRLSYTQRIQRPQFYYLNPYVNQADSKNQYGGNPYLKPELTHSIEANYSVSIKQTSFNASFFLRQTNNAIESINTVDTSGVLKQIFQNVAQNSAYGLNLSANTKITKQWSVNGSLNVFYNVLESEELKTRNADWMYRINLNSSIDFGKGFKAQLFGFYNSARVNLQGKYGAFGFYNMVLQKEVLKKKGTIGFGYDNPFNRRIKWRNDFVGPNFVQIQDVAMYRRGWRINLKYEFGQMTSGPRQKKRISNDDKKGGEGNN; translated from the coding sequence ATGAGAAAACTCTTACTCACCATCACCGCATTTACAGCAACCATCTGCCTCTCCTTCGCCCAGCAAATCAAAATTTCAGGGTTGTTATTGGATTCAGCTGCCGCCAAACCCGTTGAATTTGCCGCTGTGGCGCTCCTGCAAAACGGTAAGATCGTTCAGGGCGTCACTTCCGACTCTAAGGGCCGATTTGTTTTTAATAAAGTGGAAAAGGGAGAATATGCGGTTCAGGCTTCATTGATGGGTTATGTTACCAAAACAGTTGACAAAATCAGCGCTGGCAGCGAGAACCTTGAAATAGGCGTTATCAAGCTGGCTGCGACCGTGCAAAACCTCAGTGAAGTGACTGTTACTGAGCAGAAGGCATTGTTTGAGGAAAAGGCGGACCGGATGGTTTATAATGCTGAAAAAGACATTAGTATCAAAGGCGGCGACGCAACAGATGTGCTCAAAAAAATCCCTTCCGTTGCGGTTGATATCGAAGGAAACGTTCAGCTGCGCGGCAGTTCCAATATAAAGGTTTTGATCAACAACAAACCGTCCAGCATCGTGGCGCGCAGCGTTTCGGACGCGTTGAAGCAGATCCCGGCGGATATTATCAAACAAGTTGAGGTAATTACTTCGCCGTCAGCCAAATATGACGCCGAAGGCACGGCAGGGATCATTAATATTATTACCAAGAAAAACACATTACGCGGCACCAGCGGCTCGGTTAGCCCGAATTTTGGCCAATGGAACAATTGGCAAAATGCAACCATTAACCACCGCATGAAGGCCATCAACATTGCCGCGAACGGCGGATTCAACGATTGGAAAAACAAACGCTTTATGGAGCTGCGCCGCTCTTTTACTAACGGCGACACGCTTACTAATCAGTATCAGCCGCAACGAATTACCGGAAAAGGTAAAAATTTTTACGGAACTGTGAATGTCGATTGGGATGTGGATTCGCTGAACAGGATCGGTGCCGGATTCAATTATTACAATGGCGCGAACACCAATTTTTTCGATATTGAATTCACGGAGAGCAGCCTGGGCGTTGTGGGGCAATATTTCCAGCGTGATATGAGCCGCACTTACGATTGGGCCGGCGCGACAGTAAACCTCGACTACACCCGCTTATTTAAAAAGCCTAAAAAAGAATTAAACCTGCTGATGATGTATTCGTTTGAAGGCGAAGACAGCGATTACTGGTCCGAATTGCTCAATCGCGAAAACACGATATATTATCGGGAGAAAAGTTACAACATCAGCAACAATAAGGAGGGGACCATTCAATTGGACTTTACCAATCCGCTCGACAGCATTAGCACGCTGGAAATGGGTTCAAAAACCATATTCCGGCAGATCCTGAGCGATTACCGCATTTCCAGCGCGTCGGACGGTTCCACGGATTTTAAGGACATGCCCGAGCTGGCCAATATCTTTGATTACGCACAACAAGTAACGTCGGCCTATGTGGTTTACACCCGCACGCCAAAGAAGCGCTGGGGCATTAACTTAGGCGCCCGTTACGAACACACCTTCATCCAGGCCGATTTTCTAAACGGCACGGCTTCATTCTCAAACAATTACGGCAATCTGATTCCCAGCGTCAGCTTGTCGCGCAGCATAAAAAAAGACCAGCAGCTGCGGCTGAGCTATACGCAACGCATTCAGCGGCCCCAGTTTTATTATCTCAATCCATATGTGAATCAGGCTGATTCGAAGAACCAATATGGCGGAAACCCTTATCTGAAACCGGAGCTAACACATTCAATTGAAGCTAATTATAGTGTTTCCATTAAACAAACCAGCTTTAACGCATCTTTCTTTTTGCGCCAGACCAACAATGCCATTGAAAGCATCAACACCGTTGACACCAGCGGCGTATTGAAACAAATCTTTCAGAATGTTGCCCAAAATTCCGCTTACGGTTTGAACCTCAGCGCTAACACAAAAATTACTAAACAATGGAGCGTGAACGGCTCATTGAATGTATTTTACAACGTCCTGGAAAGTGAAGAACTGAAAACGCGCAATGCGGATTGGATGTATCGCATCAATCTCAATTCCAGCATTGATTTCGGAAAAGGGTTTAAGGCGCAGCTTTTTGGATTTTATAACTCAGCCCGCGTTAATCTGCAAGGGAAGTACGGCGCTTTTGGATTTTATAACATGGTGCTTCAAAAAGAAGTCCTTAAAAAGAAGGGCACCATTGGGTTTGGCTATGACAATCCTTTCAACAGGCGGATTAAATGGCGCAATGATTTCGTAGGGCCCAACTTTGTACAAATTCAGGATGTGGCTATGTATCGCCGCGGCTGGCGCATTAATTTGAAATACGAATTTGGACAGATGACAAGCGGCCCGCGCCAGAAAAAACGGATCAGTAATGATGATAAAAAAGGCGGCGAAGGCAACAACTAG
- a CDS encoding helix-turn-helix domain-containing protein, protein MEFKHFSPSEILRPYVKHYYLFESDADADLADTVFPSGDMEMIFNLGEGVWEASVDGQYRANPKIELWGQITKPLHVRARGHHTMIGIRFLPHSAAYFLNEEMGLFNDQVLDLSYIIGNPVKTLHGQLLENKDMKVRINLIENFLIKRLVSNERKMGRIDRAGSILQTIKSNYSERNLGLIAVEYNVTPRYLHKLIQECTGLSPKSFSKISRFQQSLKMMSGNPQALTSIAYNCGYFDQSHFIRDFKSFTGLTPSAYLENLTPFSNLLLQ, encoded by the coding sequence ATGGAATTCAAGCATTTTTCACCGTCGGAAATTTTAAGGCCTTACGTAAAGCATTATTATCTGTTTGAATCAGATGCCGATGCCGATTTGGCGGACACGGTGTTTCCGAGCGGGGATATGGAAATGATTTTCAATCTGGGCGAGGGTGTCTGGGAAGCTTCTGTGGATGGTCAATACCGAGCTAATCCCAAGATTGAACTGTGGGGTCAAATTACAAAACCTTTGCATGTCCGCGCGCGCGGTCACCATACGATGATAGGAATCAGGTTTTTGCCCCATTCGGCTGCTTATTTTTTGAATGAGGAAATGGGCCTTTTTAATGATCAGGTGCTTGACCTTTCCTACATCATCGGTAACCCGGTCAAAACGTTGCACGGGCAATTATTGGAAAACAAAGACATGAAAGTCAGGATCAATCTGATCGAAAATTTTCTCATTAAAAGGCTCGTTAGCAATGAGCGGAAAATGGGTAGGATCGACCGGGCCGGAAGTATCCTGCAAACGATCAAAAGCAACTATTCGGAGCGTAATTTGGGCCTGATTGCAGTTGAATACAATGTTACGCCGCGCTATCTGCACAAGCTAATCCAGGAATGTACGGGCCTGTCTCCCAAGTCGTTCAGCAAAATAAGCCGGTTTCAGCAGAGCCTCAAAATGATGTCGGGCAACCCTCAGGCGCTCACCTCCATCGCCTATAACTGCGGTTATTTTGACCAGTCCCATTTTATCCGGGATTTCAAATCGTTCACTGGCCTGACTCCGTCTGCTTACCTGGAAAACCTTACACCATTCAGCAATCTTTTGCTTCAATAA
- a CDS encoding isocitrate lyase/PEP mutase family protein, translated as MNSFEKFSQLHEQKSPLLLGNIWDVQSANAYESAGYEAIGTSSQAVAVANGYQDGEQLPFAVLHALAKRVVEVVKIPFTVDIEGGYDRNITGITQHIEKLHDVGVSGINLEDTIAEDGRKQLSAGEFGALLAEVTSYIAQNNLKIFINVRTDGFLLGLPNALEETLNRIKVYEEAGASGIFTPCITAADDIKAVVSATKLPINVMCMPNLPDFATLEQLGVKRISIGPFLFSKVYANTTKLAEAIRDEQNFGALFK; from the coding sequence ATGAATTCTTTTGAGAAATTTAGTCAGCTACACGAGCAGAAATCTCCGTTATTACTAGGCAATATTTGGGATGTCCAAAGCGCAAATGCATATGAATCGGCTGGTTACGAGGCTATTGGTACGTCAAGTCAGGCCGTTGCGGTTGCCAATGGTTATCAGGATGGTGAGCAATTGCCCTTTGCAGTTCTTCACGCACTAGCCAAAAGAGTGGTGGAAGTTGTAAAAATTCCTTTCACGGTTGATATTGAGGGAGGTTACGACCGCAACATTACAGGCATTACCCAGCACATTGAAAAGCTCCATGACGTTGGCGTTTCTGGTATCAACCTCGAAGACACCATTGCCGAAGATGGTCGCAAACAGTTGTCGGCAGGTGAATTTGGCGCATTGCTTGCGGAAGTGACCAGTTACATTGCTCAAAACAATCTGAAAATCTTCATCAATGTGCGCACAGACGGCTTTCTGTTGGGTTTACCCAATGCATTGGAGGAGACGCTGAATCGCATCAAAGTTTACGAGGAAGCAGGAGCATCCGGCATTTTCACGCCATGCATTACCGCGGCAGACGACATTAAGGCAGTCGTAAGCGCTACCAAACTCCCGATCAATGTGATGTGTATGCCCAATTTGCCGGACTTCGCAACTTTAGAGCAACTGGGAGTTAAAAGAATCAGCATCGGGCCATTTTTATTCAGCAAAGTGTACGCTAATACCACCAAACTGGCCGAAGCGATCCGTGACGAACAGAATTTCGGTGCGTTATTTAAATAA
- the dgoD gene encoding galactonate dehydratase, with amino-acid sequence MKIRSYELFQVPPRWLFLKIETDEGIIGWGEPVIEGKAATVKAAVIELMDTLIGKDPMDIEGHWNTMYRGGFYRGGPILMSAIAGIDQALWDIKGKFYNAPVYQLLGGKCRDKIKVYSWIGGDRPSDVAIAAKLSLDSGFKAIKMNATDEMQYIDSYEKIDLVLLRVASIREAVGYALDIGVDFHGRLHKPMAKVLAKELEQFRPMFIEEPVLPENNEALREIANHTCIPIATGERMFSRWQFKELLTQGYADIIQPDLSHAGGITECKKILSMAEAFDVAAAPHCPLGPIALAACLQVDATCHNAFIQEQSLGIHYNQGNDLMDYLEDKTVFTYENGFVNIPSGPGLGIEINEDQVRRMAEVGHNWKNPLWKHEDGSAAEW; translated from the coding sequence ATGAAAATTAGAAGTTACGAGCTGTTTCAGGTTCCGCCTAGGTGGTTATTTCTTAAAATAGAGACGGACGAAGGCATTATCGGCTGGGGCGAGCCGGTGATTGAAGGGAAAGCGGCGACGGTGAAAGCGGCTGTGATTGAGTTGATGGATACGCTGATCGGAAAAGATCCGATGGACATTGAAGGCCATTGGAACACCATGTACAGAGGCGGATTTTATCGCGGCGGTCCCATATTGATGAGTGCTATTGCAGGCATCGACCAGGCGCTTTGGGACATTAAGGGGAAATTTTACAATGCGCCAGTTTATCAGCTTCTTGGCGGGAAATGCAGGGATAAAATCAAGGTTTATTCATGGATTGGAGGCGATAGGCCTTCGGATGTAGCGATCGCGGCGAAGTTATCGCTTGACAGCGGCTTCAAGGCCATTAAAATGAATGCAACGGACGAAATGCAATACATTGATTCATACGAAAAGATCGACCTGGTTTTGCTTCGGGTTGCATCTATTCGCGAGGCGGTGGGTTATGCATTGGATATCGGCGTTGATTTTCATGGCCGTCTACATAAGCCAATGGCAAAAGTGCTCGCGAAGGAATTGGAGCAATTCAGGCCAATGTTTATTGAAGAACCCGTGCTGCCCGAGAACAATGAAGCGCTTCGGGAAATTGCCAACCATACTTGCATTCCGATTGCCACGGGCGAAAGAATGTTCAGCCGCTGGCAGTTTAAGGAATTGCTGACGCAGGGTTATGCAGACATTATCCAGCCGGATTTGTCGCACGCGGGCGGCATTACCGAATGCAAAAAGATCCTATCTATGGCCGAGGCTTTTGATGTTGCCGCCGCGCCACATTGTCCGCTTGGGCCTATTGCGCTGGCTGCGTGCCTGCAAGTGGACGCGACTTGTCACAATGCCTTTATCCAGGAACAAAGTTTGGGCATTCATTACAATCAGGGAAATGATCTGATGGATTACCTGGAAGACAAAACTGTTTTTACTTACGAAAATGGCTTCGTAAATATTCCTTCCGGCCCTGGCCTGGGTATTGAAATCAACGAAGATCAAGTTCGCAGAATGGCAGAAGTAGGGCACAACTGGAAGAACCCGCTATGGAAACATGAAGATGGGAGTGCTGCGGAGTGGTGA
- a CDS encoding complement C1q domain-containing protein — translation MNKCTLLLFVLAISVKSLAQNAGVNTQTPHPSAALDVFSNSKGVLLPKVLLLSSTDQSTIPNPAKSLLVYKPANAFGSEGFYYNLGDADSPSWQMLGSRLNLPLSFTDTNAGALFYVENTSNSSLATGIEGYSETKRGVWGATVSGSGVAGLAFGSGTGFQAINTSTGLALDVSGKLRISGTGQSPGVGKILTSDSDGDASWQEPVVETVAFSVAGVKGDGTIGTQEKVKFLTENYDIGNSYNAVFTNNFTAPFHGIYHFDALLQYASDVNLEFFPITQIMRTRNSITTILAEDDPGEVRFSYTSQVSIECELFPGDIIFVQGSNGHVDNDPQAKLVTSDYAAFFNGRMIQKL, via the coding sequence ATGAATAAATGCACTTTACTTTTGTTCGTGCTAGCGATCAGTGTGAAATCACTAGCCCAAAATGCAGGTGTCAATACCCAAACGCCTCATCCGAGCGCTGCGCTCGATGTGTTTAGCAATAGCAAGGGGGTGTTGTTGCCTAAGGTTCTTCTCTTGTCGTCGACAGACCAGTCTACGATACCTAATCCCGCAAAATCGCTTCTGGTTTACAAACCGGCTAATGCTTTCGGCTCGGAAGGATTTTATTATAATCTAGGTGATGCTGACAGCCCATCATGGCAAATGTTGGGCTCAAGACTGAACCTCCCCTTGTCATTTACCGACACCAATGCAGGCGCGTTGTTTTATGTCGAAAATACATCTAATTCATCTCTGGCAACCGGAATTGAGGGTTATTCCGAAACGAAAAGAGGAGTTTGGGGCGCTACGGTATCTGGGAGCGGCGTTGCCGGCCTAGCCTTTGGATCTGGGACTGGATTTCAGGCTATTAATACTTCAACAGGACTTGCGCTAGACGTTTCAGGCAAATTGAGAATTTCAGGAACAGGACAGTCTCCTGGCGTTGGTAAGATTTTAACATCCGATTCAGACGGTGATGCATCCTGGCAGGAACCTGTGGTAGAGACGGTTGCTTTTTCAGTGGCCGGTGTCAAAGGGGATGGAACGATCGGGACGCAGGAAAAGGTCAAATTTTTAACCGAGAACTATGACATCGGGAACAGTTACAATGCTGTTTTTACAAACAATTTCACGGCACCTTTCCACGGTATATATCATTTCGATGCCTTACTACAATATGCTTCAGATGTTAACCTGGAATTTTTCCCAATTACGCAGATTATGCGTACAAGAAATTCCATCACTACAATTTTAGCAGAAGACGATCCCGGGGAAGTGAGATTTAGTTACACTTCACAGGTTTCAATTGAGTGTGAGTTGTTTCCTGGAGACATCATCTTTGTCCAGGGCAGTAACGGACACGTTGATAATGATCCACAGGCAAAACTTGTCACATCCGATTATGCGGCTTTCTTCAATGGAAGAATGATTCAAAAATTATAG
- a CDS encoding T9SS type A sorting domain-containing protein — protein MRAKCITILTFVLSFQLDVQAQFTVNDNGFFLAPETTLTVSGLSITPSGPFSFSNNEISYATKPVSGNPNESIKRVYAMGNPIAFKGNILISYYENELNMNSENLLQLTKAGLNGEFLVPTNKSVVNSQENFVSEDVDWTNIQYLTLTNSGNILPVTLIDFEALVRENEIVLAWSTSHESNSDFFEVQHSANGKEWQTIGRVAAVQQSNEVNGYAYVHKSPSAGSNFYRLRIVDQDGTFAFSRIRNATWKSQLSVVFFPNPVSDWLSIELEGSSSVRSIAIVNAKGQSVYHKSNSAIGHNSENRIDFKNFPSGIYTIIVMLKDGSLSTGKISKK, from the coding sequence ATGAGAGCTAAATGCATAACCATTTTAACGTTTGTATTGTCATTTCAGTTGGATGTTCAAGCACAATTCACGGTGAATGACAACGGTTTCTTTCTTGCTCCTGAGACGACCTTAACGGTTAGTGGCTTGTCAATCACACCATCCGGTCCATTCAGTTTTAGTAACAATGAAATCTCGTACGCAACAAAGCCGGTTTCAGGCAATCCGAATGAGAGTATCAAACGGGTTTATGCGATGGGAAATCCCATAGCCTTTAAAGGCAATATATTGATCAGCTATTATGAGAATGAGTTGAACATGAATTCCGAAAACTTGCTTCAATTAACCAAGGCTGGACTGAATGGTGAATTTTTAGTGCCCACAAACAAGAGTGTGGTCAATTCACAAGAGAACTTTGTGTCCGAAGATGTAGATTGGACAAACATTCAATATCTGACGCTTACCAATTCCGGTAACATTCTGCCCGTGACGCTTATTGACTTTGAAGCATTGGTGCGGGAGAACGAAATTGTTTTGGCATGGAGCACTTCCCATGAGTCTAACAGTGACTTCTTCGAAGTTCAGCATAGTGCAAATGGGAAGGAATGGCAAACAATCGGTCGTGTGGCAGCCGTTCAACAAAGTAATGAGGTGAATGGCTACGCATATGTTCATAAATCTCCGTCAGCGGGGAGCAATTTTTACAGATTGCGAATTGTTGACCAGGATGGAACATTTGCATTTAGCCGTATCAGGAATGCCACTTGGAAAAGTCAACTGTCAGTAGTGTTTTTCCCTAATCCCGTTTCTGATTGGCTTTCTATTGAATTGGAGGGTTCTTCTTCAGTCAGAAGCATTGCCATTGTGAATGCAAAGGGGCAATCGGTTTACCATAAATCGAATTCTGCAATAGGGCACAATTCCGAAAATCGGATCGATTTCAAGAATTTTCCATCAGGTATTTACACAATCATTGTAATGCTGAAAGATGGATCATTAAGCACAGGAAAAATTTCCAAAAAATAG